The DNA window CGCGCCAAGAGCGCGCTCCCGAATGACGAGCGAGTATATCAAACAAAAACCCCGGCGTTGCGCCGGGGTTTTTGCATTCGCGCCGACGTGGTTTGTGCTAGTTTGTCATCATGGATATTTCGACCGCACCTCGAACAATGCGATCCACCCGCTATGTCGCAGCCTGATTTTCAACCGACCTTGATCGGTCCGACCACCCTCATAAGACCGGTGTCGGCAGGCGACTGGCCGGAGTTGTTCGCTGCGGGCTCCGATCCGGAAATCTGGAAGGTGCATCCGCGTTCCAACCGCTACACCGAGCCGGTATTCAGGGAATATTTCGACAGCGCGGTTGCATCGAAAATGGCGTTTGTATTTGTTGATCGTTCGACAAACCGGCTGATCGGCTCAAGCCGCTACTATGGTTATGACGCTGAACGTAGCGAAATCGAGATCGGCTGGACGTTCATTGTCCGCAGCCATTGGGGCGGACAAACCAATCGCGAAGTCAAACGCCTGATGCTCGATCACGCATTTACGTTCGTCGATACGGTCGTCTTCTGGGTGGGAGAGGAGAACTGGCGCTCTCAGGGTGCGATGACCAAGATCGGTGGTGTGAGGCGCAGCGAGCTTTTCACCCGCGAGCTATCCGGTGCGACGCCGCACTTCATATTCGAGATCGGCAAGAGCCAGTATCAGCAAAGTTGACCGGGCGTTGATCGCGTGACGTTTTGAAGACAACGCGCCCCCCCCCCCCCAAAGAAACCCCGGCATCGCTGCCGGGGTTTTGCGTTCCTCAATAGCGCCAGAGAGATTGCACTTAGCCTTGGGCTGGTTAAGTTGGCCGGGCCCTCGCCGGGTCAGGAAATTTGATGACGATAACGCAAGACACAGGCTCCCCATCGCCATGGATCAGCATATGGCTAAGCCCGCGCCGGACAATTGATCATATTCTTGCAACAAGTCCTCGGCAGTTCGTCTGGTTGCTCGCAGCTCTGGGCGCGATAGCCGGTTTCTATTCCCAGTTTCTTAGCCTGGGCTTCCTGGACCAATTGGTGGGCTGGCGCCTTTGGCTCGGCTTTGTTGTCTGCAGCGCGATTATCGGCATTTTTTTCCTTTATCTGAATACGCTGATTTTGCGCTGCACGGGTAGGCTTATAGGCGGTCGAGCCTCCACGATCGTATTCAGATGCAACAAGGGCTGCTCTACATCAACGGCACCGCCGTGAAACACGAACGGTTGCAGGATTTCGTCGGCGATGGTGCTTGTGGGGGCGATGCTATCGCCAGAGTGAAGCATTGGCGAGAAACGCTACCCAACGGCGTGACGTACGAGACGCTCGATTGCACCGAAAGCGGTTATTACGATAACACCCAAGTCTATACGGTTCCACCAGGTTACTTCTTCACGCTAGGCGATAATCGCGATAACTCGACCGATAGCCGCATGCTTTCGGTGGTGGGCTATATTCCGCTCGAGAACGTGATCGGTCGCGTAGGGCTGATCTATTTCTCGCTGGTTCCGGGCTCGAGCGGGCGCGCTCTAAGCGTCCGCTCCGAGCGTCTGGGCTTGATGATCCGCTAGGTATTCGACCTGCGAAGCATCGAACAATCCGGCCAAACAAAAACCCCGGCATCGCTGCCGGGGTTTTGCATTCTTGTAACCGCTTGAAGCGAACTGGACTTAGAAGTCCATGCCGCCCATGCCGCCGCCCGGAGGCATGCCGCCAGCGCCGCCGCCGGCGTTCTTCTTCGGCAGTTCGGCCACCATGGCTTCGGTGGTGATCAGCAGAGCCGCAACCGAAGCCGCGTTCTGGATCGCCGCACGGACCACCTTGGTCGGGTCGATGATGCCCTTCTTGACCAGATCGCCATATTCGCCGGTCTGCGAGTCGAAGCCGTAATTGTACGACTTGTTCTCGAGAACCTTGCCGACGATGACGGAACCATCTTCACCCGCGTTGATCGCGATCTGGCGGGCCGGCGCGGACAGCGCCTTGCGCACGATCTCGACGCCGGTCTTTTGGTCGTCGTTCTTGGTGCGCAGGCCCTTGAGCTGCTCGGAAGCACGGAGCAGGGCGACGCCGCCGCCCGGAACGATGCCTTCCTCGACGGCTGCGCGGGTTGCATGCATCGCGTCATCAACGCGATCCTTGCGCTCCTTCACTTCGACTTCGGTCGCACCGCCGACGCGGATCACCGCGACGCCGCCTGCGAGCTTGGCCAGACGCTCCTGCAGCTTCTCACGGTCGTAGTCCGAGGTGGTTTCCTCGATCTGCGCCTTGATCTGCGTAACGCGTGCTTCGATGTCGGCCTTCTTGCCGGCGCCATTGACGATGGTGGTGTTTTCCTTGTCGATCATCACCTTCTTGGCGCGACCGAGCATCTGCAGCGTGACGTTCTCCATCTTGATGCCGAGATCTTCCGAGATCGCCTGACCGCCGGTCAGCACCGCGATGTCCTGCAGCATGGCCTTGCGGCGATCGCCGAAGCCCGGAGCCTTGACGGCCGCAACCTTCAGACCACCGCGCAGACGGTTGACGACCAGCGTGGCCAAAGCCTCGCCTTCGACGTCTTCCGCGACGATGACAAGCGGCTTGCCGGTCTGCACCACGGCTTCCAAAAGCGGAAGCAGTTCGTTCAGGTTGGAGAGCTTCTTCTCGTTGATCAGGATATAGGCGTCGTCGAATTCAACGCGCATCTTGTCGGCGTTGGTGACGAAGTAGGGCGAGATGTAGCCGCGGTCGAACTGCATGCCTTCGACGACGTCGAGTTCGGTCTCGAGCGACTTGGCTTCCTCAACCGTGATGACGCCCTCGTTGCCGACCTTCTTCATGGCGTCGGAGAGGAACTTGCCGATTTCGGCGTCGCCGTTGGCGGAGATGGTGCCGACCTGGGCGATTTCCTCGTTCGAGGTGACCTTCTTGGAGTTCTTGACGAGGTCGGCGACGACGGCTTCCACCGCCATGTCGATACCGCGCTTCAGATCCATCGGGTTCATGCCGGCGGCAACCGACTTGGCGCCTTCACGAACGATCGCAGCCGCCAGAACGGTCGCGGTGGTGGTGCCGTCGCCGGCAGCGTCAGCCGACTTGGAGGCGACTTCGCGCACCATCTGTGCGCCCATGTTCTCGAACTTGTCGTCGAGCTCGATTTCCTTGGCGACGGTGACGCCGTCCTTGGTGATGCGGGGAGCGCCGAACGACTTGTCGAGCACAACGTTGCGGCCCTTGGGGCCGAGCGTCACCTTGACGGCGTTGGCCAGAATATCGACACCGCGCAGCATGCGGTCGCGCGCGTCGACGCCGAATTTGACTTCTTTAGCTGACATATTTTGTTTCCTTGAAAGGGGGGAGGGAAAAGGCGCTTAAGCGGCCTTCTTCTTGGCGGCGGGCTCGTCGAGCACACCCATGATGTCGCTTTCCTTCATGATCAACAGCTCCTGGCCGTCGATCTTGACCTCGGTGCCAGACCATTTGCCGAACAGAACGCGGTCGCCGACCTTGAGGTCGATCGGGATCAGCTTGCCAGCTTCGTCGCGGCCACCCGGGCCGACGGCGGTAACTTCGCCCTGCGAGGGCTTTTCCTTGGCACTGTCCGGAATGATGATGCCGCCTGCGGACTTCTCTTCGGCGTCGATGCGCTTGACCACGACGCGGTCGTGAAGCGGACGGAATTTCATGCAGTCCTCCTAAGCTTTTGAAGTTGCTATTGAGTTTTATGGATTAGCAGTCCACGCCGGCGAGTGCCAGCGTGCGCGTTCTGGACATAATGGAAGGCTGTGCGGGGGACAAGGGCTTCTAGCAGAAAAATTGGCACTCGAAAGTGACGCCTGCCAATTTTATCCGGCATCGTTAACGCTGCGCGCCGCCCCATTAGCACCTGCGGTAAGCTGCTGCTAACGCAAGAAATTTCAACAATTCATTAAACATTTAGGCTTGTGATGGGTTGGTATCGTGCGTCACATTTCTCTCATGTGAGCGCATCTCCACCGGGTGGCTCCCGGCCATCCCTTGAAAATGCGCTCCAGCAATGGAGGTTGGCATGGTCTCGCGGGTTGGGGTTTCCGAAGACTTCCGGAAACAGGTGCTGGGTTATGGGCTGACGACAGCGCAAATACTTTATCGAATGCCCGATCATCCCTCGCTGTTACAAACCTATGTCTGGCAGAACTACGATTTGTTTCCGAAATTTCCGGCGCTGAAAGATTTTCTCGCCTTCTGGGAGGAGAAACTCGAAGGGCCGTTGTTCTCGGTCACCGTCGCGCATTCCAAGCTGATCAAGCCGGCTGAGCTTCGCGCCGTCGACGGCGTGTTCCGGCTGCATTAGGCGAATCTCGTAGGGTGGGCAAAGGCGCCTTGCGCCGTGTCCACCGTAGCGGTCGCAACGGAAATCCGCGACGTGTAGGTGGGCTCGCTATCGCTTAGCCCACCCTACGAGCGACAGATGTGCTAACCTTTCCGGATAACGGAAAGGGAGAGCGTCGATGGCCAAAAAGAAGCCCGCTAAAAAACAGCCCACCAGGAAGCCGACTGCGCGGGCTGCGGCCCGCACCGCCGCACGGAAAAAATCGCCGGCACGCAAAGTTGCCGCCAAATCCTCGGCGCGAAAGCCGCTCAAGAGCAAGGGGCGCACGCCAGCGCCGGTCAAGCGTACGCGTCCGAAGCAGCGCATCGCCATCAGCCATCATCGCGATGAGGATTTCAAAGCCGACGGCCTGCGCACATACGCGCATTATCGCGATCTCGGTGTTGCCGCCGCGAGTAACGGTCTCGTCCAGGCGCATGTGATCCGGCTGATCGGACCGTGCAATCCGGCGGAAGTCTCGAAACTGCATTTCCATGACGTCGACTTTCAGATGGTCTACGTGCTGAAGGGCTGGGTGAAGACCTACATGGAAGGGCAGGGCGAAACCTTGATGCAGCAGGGCAGTGCCTGGACCCAACCGCCGAAGATCAAGCACCTGATCATGGATTATTCAGATGACGTCGAGTTGCTGGAAGTGATCCTGCCCGCGGAGTTTAAGACAGTCGAGCTTTCGATGTGATGGAGTCGTCATTCCGGGGCGACGCATAGCGTCCGAACCCGGAATCCCAAGCCATAACTTCCGGATTCCGGGTTCGCGCTTCGCGCGCCCCGGAATGACGTTCATGTGTCAGCTTAACATCCCCACGATTGCGCCGATCAGGCAGGTCGTCAGCGTGCCCGAGACGATCGATTTCAGCCCGAGTGAATTGATGTCGTCGCGGCGTTCCGGCGCCATGGTGCCGAGCCCGCCGATCATGATGCCGAGGCTGCCGAAATTGGCAAAGCCGCACATCGCATAGAGCATGATCAGCCGCGAGCGCGGATCGAGCGCGTCCGGGCCGAGTTTTGAGAGATCGACATAGGCGATCAATTCGTTGAGCACGGTCTTGGTGCCCATCAGGCTTCCTGCCGTGATCGCCTGCGGCCAGGGCAGGCCCATCAGCCAGCACACCGGCGCCATGGCGTAGCCGAGCAGCCGCTGCAGCGAAATCGCCGCGCCGCCGAGATCGGGCAACAGCCCGAGGATGGCGTTGACAAGATGAACCAGCGCCACCAGCACGATCAGCATCGCGACGATGTTGAGCAGGAGTTCGAGCCCGGCCGTGGTGCCCTTGACGATCGCATCCATGGTGCTGGAGACGTGCATGTCGGGGTCTTCAAGCGCGCCGCCGGTACGCTTGTCCGACGTTTCCGGCACCATGATCAGGCTGACCAGGATCGCGGCAGGCGCGCCCAGCACGGAGGCGATGACGAAATGCGCCGCCGCATCGGGGATCAGCGGCGCCAACAATGTTGCGTAGAGCACGAGCACGGTGCCGGCGATTCCCGCCATGCCGCCGGTCATTACCAGGAATAATTCGCTGCGCGTCAGTTGCGCCAGATAGGGGCGGATGAACAACGGCGCTTCCACCATGCCGAGAAAGATGTTGGCGGCGGTCGAAAGCCCGACCGCGCCGCCAACGCCGAGCGTGCGCTCCAACAGCCACGCCATGCCGCGAACGACCGGCGGCAGCACGCGCCAGTAAAACAACAGCGTGGTGAGCGCGCTCATGATCAGCACGACGGGCAGCGCCTGGAACGCCAGGATGAAATCGGCGCCGGGCGCTTTCAGGTCGAACGGCAGCGCGCCGCCGCCGAGATAACCGAACACGAAGGAGGTGCCGGCGCGCGAGGCCGCGGCAATGGCGCCGACGGCATCGTTGATCGCCCCGAAGGCGCGCGTCACGAATGGCAGCTTGATCAGCACGATCGCGGTCAGGATCGTCACGACGAGTCCTATCGCCGTCTGCTTTGGCGATACCGCCCGGCGGTTCTCGCCGAATGCCCATGCGATCGCGAGCAATGCGATGACGCCGAACGCCGATTGCAGTTGAAGCATGAATCCCCCGAGGCCCAGCGATTATGACAGCGGCCCGCTTTGAAGCGCAATGCCGCATGCGCGGGGCAGTCGGGCCATTGACATCAGGCCCGTGGTCAGTCACGGCACGACCAGCAAGGAAGTGGGGCGGCGACCGCCCGCACATCGGAAAAATGCAGGAACCCACCGAAAATGTCTTCCACGATGCCAGTGGGCGCTGGCACTTTGCTCAAGCAAGGGTCCCTGGTTTTCTTCCTGCTCTCGCGAAGCCTTTCGCGTTTCTCCAGCCAGATCGGGGCGGTGGCGATCGGCTGGCAGGTCTACGATCTCACCGGCAGTGCGTTCGATCTGGGCATGGTCGGGCTGGTGCAGTTTCTCCCGACCGCGCTATTGGTCTTCGTCGCGGGCCATGCGGCGGACCGTTACGAGCGCAAGCGCGTGGTGCAGATCTGCCAATTGGCCGAGGCCGTGACGGCGCTGTTCCTCGCCTGGGGCGCCTATGCGGGCTGGCTCAGCGTGGTCCACATCTTTATCGCCACCGCCGTGCTTGGGACGACCGGGGCGTTCGAAAGTCCGGCGACAGCGGCGCTGCTGCCGCTGATCGCGCCACGGGGCTCGCTGCAGCGCGCCACCGCGCTGTCGAGCGGCGCCAATCAGATCGCGACGATCACCGGACCCGCGCTCGGTGGTCTCGCCTATGCCCTCTCGCCCGGTCTGCCCTATGGCATCATGGTGGCGTTCTGGCTGATGGGGATGATATTCACCGGCGCTATCCGTCTGATGCAACCGGTCGCACCGAGGGATTCCGCGACGCCGGGCGATCTGTTCGCGGGCGTCAGGTTCATCCGGAATAATCCCGCGATCCTGGGCACGATCTCGCTGGATCTGTTCGCGGTGCTGTTTGGCGGCGTGACAGCGCTGCTGCCGATCTACGCGCACGACGTCTTGCAGACCGGACCGTTGGGCCTCGGAATCCTGCGCGCGGCGCCCGCGGTCGGTGCGCTGGTGATGACCGCGATCCTGGCGCGCCATACCATCAACCGCCATGTCGGATTGAGTATGTTTCAGGCCGTCATCGTGTTCGGGGCGGCGACGACGGCGTTCGCCATGTCCCACTGGATGTGGCTTTCGATCGTGGCGCTGGCGATCCTGGGAGCGGCCGACACCGTCAGCGTGGTGATCCGCTTTTCACTGGTGCAGCTCGCCACGCCTGACGACATGCGCGGCCGGGTCGGCGCCGTGAACTTCCTGTTCATCAACGCGTCCAATCAGCTCGGTCAGTTCGAAAGCGGCGTCACCGCGGCGCTGCTCGGCGCCATGCCGGCGGCGGTGCTGGGCGGCGTCGCAACGGTCGCGATCGCGCTATTGTGGATGAAGCTGTTTCCAACGCTGCGCAATGTGGAGCGGCTGGAATAGGGTGGGAGACGCAAATCGATCGTCATTGCGAGCGAAGCGAAGCAATCCAGAGCGGCAAACAAGGACTGGATTGCTTCGTCGCTCGCACTCCTCGCAATGACGGTTATACGCGGTTCAATCCTAACCCCGTCCGACGAACGGCATCTTGCTGGCCATCACAGTCATGAACAGCACGTTGGCGTCGAGCGGCAGGTTC is part of the Bradyrhizobium canariense genome and encodes:
- the groL gene encoding chaperonin GroEL (60 kDa chaperone family; promotes refolding of misfolded polypeptides especially under stressful conditions; forms two stacked rings of heptamers to form a barrel-shaped 14mer; ends can be capped by GroES; misfolded proteins enter the barrel where they are refolded when GroES binds), whose product is MSAKEVKFGVDARDRMLRGVDILANAVKVTLGPKGRNVVLDKSFGAPRITKDGVTVAKEIELDDKFENMGAQMVREVASKSADAAGDGTTTATVLAAAIVREGAKSVAAGMNPMDLKRGIDMAVEAVVADLVKNSKKVTSNEEIAQVGTISANGDAEIGKFLSDAMKKVGNEGVITVEEAKSLETELDVVEGMQFDRGYISPYFVTNADKMRVEFDDAYILINEKKLSNLNELLPLLEAVVQTGKPLVIVAEDVEGEALATLVVNRLRGGLKVAAVKAPGFGDRRKAMLQDIAVLTGGQAISEDLGIKMENVTLQMLGRAKKVMIDKENTTIVNGAGKKADIEARVTQIKAQIEETTSDYDREKLQERLAKLAGGVAVIRVGGATEVEVKERKDRVDDAMHATRAAVEEGIVPGGGVALLRASEQLKGLRTKNDDQKTGVEIVRKALSAPARQIAINAGEDGSVIVGKVLENKSYNYGFDSQTGEYGDLVKKGIIDPTKVVRAAIQNAASVAALLITTEAMVAELPKKNAGGGAGGMPPGGGMGGMDF
- a CDS encoding NupC/NupG family nucleoside CNT transporter, which produces MLQLQSAFGVIALLAIAWAFGENRRAVSPKQTAIGLVVTILTAIVLIKLPFVTRAFGAINDAVGAIAAASRAGTSFVFGYLGGGALPFDLKAPGADFILAFQALPVVLIMSALTTLLFYWRVLPPVVRGMAWLLERTLGVGGAVGLSTAANIFLGMVEAPLFIRPYLAQLTRSELFLVMTGGMAGIAGTVLVLYATLLAPLIPDAAAHFVIASVLGAPAAILVSLIMVPETSDKRTGGALEDPDMHVSSTMDAIVKGTTAGLELLLNIVAMLIVLVALVHLVNAILGLLPDLGGAAISLQRLLGYAMAPVCWLMGLPWPQAITAGSLMGTKTVLNELIAYVDLSKLGPDALDPRSRLIMLYAMCGFANFGSLGIMIGGLGTMAPERRDDINSLGLKSIVSGTLTTCLIGAIVGMLS
- a CDS encoding usg protein, which produces MVSRVGVSEDFRKQVLGYGLTTAQILYRMPDHPSLLQTYVWQNYDLFPKFPALKDFLAFWEEKLEGPLFSVTVAHSKLIKPAELRAVDGVFRLH
- a CDS encoding GNAT family N-acetyltransferase is translated as MSQPDFQPTLIGPTTLIRPVSAGDWPELFAAGSDPEIWKVHPRSNRYTEPVFREYFDSAVASKMAFVFVDRSTNRLIGSSRYYGYDAERSEIEIGWTFIVRSHWGGQTNREVKRLMLDHAFTFVDTVVFWVGEENWRSQGAMTKIGGVRRSELFTRELSGATPHFIFEIGKSQYQQS
- a CDS encoding co-chaperone GroES, which gives rise to MKFRPLHDRVVVKRIDAEEKSAGGIIIPDSAKEKPSQGEVTAVGPGGRDEAGKLIPIDLKVGDRVLFGKWSGTEVKIDGQELLIMKESDIMGVLDEPAAKKKAA
- a CDS encoding cupin domain-containing protein — translated: MAKKKPAKKQPTRKPTARAAARTAARKKSPARKVAAKSSARKPLKSKGRTPAPVKRTRPKQRIAISHHRDEDFKADGLRTYAHYRDLGVAAASNGLVQAHVIRLIGPCNPAEVSKLHFHDVDFQMVYVLKGWVKTYMEGQGETLMQQGSAWTQPPKIKHLIMDYSDDVELLEVILPAEFKTVELSM
- a CDS encoding MFS transporter, with the protein product MSSTMPVGAGTLLKQGSLVFFLLSRSLSRFSSQIGAVAIGWQVYDLTGSAFDLGMVGLVQFLPTALLVFVAGHAADRYERKRVVQICQLAEAVTALFLAWGAYAGWLSVVHIFIATAVLGTTGAFESPATAALLPLIAPRGSLQRATALSSGANQIATITGPALGGLAYALSPGLPYGIMVAFWLMGMIFTGAIRLMQPVAPRDSATPGDLFAGVRFIRNNPAILGTISLDLFAVLFGGVTALLPIYAHDVLQTGPLGLGILRAAPAVGALVMTAILARHTINRHVGLSMFQAVIVFGAATTAFAMSHWMWLSIVALAILGAADTVSVVIRFSLVQLATPDDMRGRVGAVNFLFINASNQLGQFESGVTAALLGAMPAAVLGGVATVAIALLWMKLFPTLRNVERLE